The genomic segment AAATGGGAACATCAGTGCAAGTGACACCACTAAGCGGTGTATACAACGAAAATCCACTCTCTTACTTAGTCTCCATCGACGGTTTCAATTTCTTAATCGATTGCGGTTGGAACGATCACTTCGACCCCTCTCTTCTTCAACCTCTCTCTAAAGTTGCTTCAAAAATCGATGCAGTCCTGTTATCTTACGGCGACATGCTTCACTTAGGCGCGTTGCCTTTTGCTATGAAACAATTCGGACTCAACGCTCCTGTTTTTTCCACTGAACCTGTTTATCGATTAGGTCTTCTCACCATGTACGACCAGTCTTTCTCTCGCAAGGTCAGTTTTACTCATTTTcagtgttattttattatggtaGCTGTATTTGTTgctaatttctcattttaattGCATTTCAGGCGGTTTCGGAGTttgatttgtttagtttagATGATATTGATTCCGCTTTCCAGAATTTTACTAGGCTTACATactctcaaaatcatcatctttcagGTGcgtacttctttttatttttttatttttgtttaatttttactaaaatgtGTGCAATTCTGATGGTTTTAGGGAAGGGAGAGGGGATTGTTATTGCGCCGCATGTGGCGGGACATTTACTGGGAGGAACTGTGTGGAAGATAACGAAAGATGGAGAGGATGTTGTTTATGCTGTTGATTTCAATCATCGAAAAGAAAGGTAGGTATGATGGAAAATTAGTGCAATGAATTGATGGAAAAAGGGAATGTAATTATTGGTGTGGTTGTTGATTACCAGGCATTTGAATGGAACTGTTTTGGAGTCGTTCTACCGGCCTGCTGTTCTGATAACTGATGCTTATAATGCTTTAAATAGTCAGCCTTCTAGACAGCAAAGAGACAAACAATTCCTTGGTATTTTATCTTTCTGGTTTGTTGACGGTTGAAGTTTTATTCTTCGTGACGATAATTAATACTTCCCAACCATGATTGcaattgttttcttaattgtgctgtgaagaaagtaaataaatatttgcTTGCAGGTAACTGCTCAAAAGCATGGTTCAACTATTTCTTATGTTTGTTTCTCTGTAATTGACTTAGAGACTATTTTAAAGACTCTAGAAGGTGGTGGAAATGTATTACTACCTGTTGATTCTGCTGGCCGAGTTTTGGAACTTCTACTAATATTGGAACAGGTCAGTAAGGAGAATGAAACTGGTACTGGTTTTGTTATAGCTGACCATATTACATTCATAAAGTTCGAGTCTTAATGTAAATTGCAGTTCTGGGGACAACGGTTTTTGAACTATCCCATATTCTTTCTCTCGTATGTTTCATCAAGCACCATTGATTACATCAAAAGTTTCCTGGAGTGGATGAGTGATTCAATTGCAAAGTCTTTTGAAACTTCACGTGATAATGCTTTTCTTATGAAGTAAGTGGTTTGTTCATGTATTCCACAACTTAAGTCTATTTAGCTTCCACATTGTCCTCGATTTTCAAATCTATTTTGCAAATTAGGCTTTACTAATAATATATCTAGCTCTGCTCTGGCTTATCTCACTGTTGGTATATTTTATTAACTATTCATCTTAGGTGACTTTATGACCAAAATTTGCAGACATGTGACACTTCTGATAAGCAAGGATGAATTAGATAATGCTTCAACTGGTCCAAAGGTTAGACATGCAGTAGCTTGGAGGgtaaatgatattaatgttttctattattttcaaTGATGTTGACTTGGAACACCTCAATTAGGTTGTTCTAGCATCTGTGGCTAGTTTGGAAGCAGGTTTTTCTCATGATATATTTGCTGAATGGGCGGCTGATGTCAAGAATCTTGTGCTCTTTACAGAAAGGGGCCAGGTATGAATGTTCTTGATGTCTTTCAGTGTTGCAATCGTTGTGAATGTTAgcattttcattatttgttgTGCATGCTGCTCGTCTGCGTTAGTTCTGTTTCTGAGGCTTGAGCACGATTTATGCGtagttgattttcaattttctgCATGGAGTGCATATCCTAAGAACTGGCTGTGCACATGTAGTTTGGCACGCTAGCTCGCATGCTTCAGGCAGATCCACCTCCAAAAGCTGTTAAAATGACCATGTCAAGGAGGGTTCCCCTGGTCGGGGATGAGTTAATTGCTTATGAAGAAGAGCAAAAGCGGTTGAAAAGGGAAGAGGAACTCAAAGCTAGTCTGATCAAAGAGGAGGAATCAAAAGTGTCTCATGGGCCTGACAACAATTTGAGTGATCCAATGGTCATTGATTCTggcaacacacattctccactGGATGGTACTCTTCTTCCAGTTTATGATAAAGCACTGCTGTGATTTCCTTCAGTTGCACCATTATCTCATGCACTACTAAATCCTTTGATTGTACTTTGCAGTGGTTGGTTCACGTGGGAGTGGACACCGGGACATCttaattgatggatttgttccTCCATCCACCAGTGTTGCTCCAATGTTTCCATTCTATGAGAATAGCTTAGAGTGGGATGAATTTGGCGAAGTCATAAATCCTGATGATTATGTAGTTCAGGATGAAGACATGGACCAAGCAGCTATGCATGTGAGTTCCTTTTCAGTGTAGAACATGTGCATTCTTGGTTGCTTTATCTGTGATATTCATCTATGGAGAGTCCTCATCTGCTGAAGTTGATAGTTTTACTTCTATCTTTTATCTCCTTCAGCCTTATAAATGGTTGCTATATTATCTACTACTTCATCTTTCATCGCAGGTTGGTGCGGATATTGATGGAAAACTTGATGAAGGGTCTGCTAGTTTGATACTTGATACAAAGCCATCAAAAGTTGTCTCGAATGAACTGACTGTAAGTTAATTATGGGTGGAGCTATCTGTGAATAGGTTTCGGTGGTTCATTCCAATAGGGTGAGGAAAGGGTTTCATATTGCTGAATCTTTGTTCTTCAATGGTAATCAGGTGCAAGTGAAGTGTTCATTGATTTACATGGACTATGAAGGGCGTTCTGATGGACGCTCAATTAAATCCATTCTTACCCATGTGGCACCCTTGAAGCTTGTAAGAAAACCCCGTGCTtggaaatttatataatttaacatgTACATAAAGATATATGATTTAACAGCAGGTTTGGAAATTCGGTTCCTTTGtgttataatttttgttgtagCAAGTGGCTTAGCAATAGGATTTTTCTTGGGTTGTTAGCATGGATCTTGTGAATGACTTTTGTTTGTTCTAGTTTGCTTGTGATTGTATTGCTCTTATTGGGTCAATATGCATGCATAAGCACAAGAGTCACAGTGTTATTCAAAGTGGATGGACAGCACTTTTTCTCGAGCATTAGGAACTTAACCAAGTCCAGggtgttcttttcttttttgcctttTGGGTTGAAGTCAGAAGCCAAATAGCTTCAAAATGCCTTTGAAGTAGGATTTTCCTGTTTAAGGTCCATTTATATGGGTGGATCAACCCCAACAATTTTATCATGCACAAAACATGGCACTTTTAAGGATTCTATGTGGAGGAGATCCTTACTGAAATAATTAACCACATGGGCTTTATCTTTTTCCTCGAAGGTTATGGTGCATGGATCAGCTGAGGCCACAGAACACTTGAAGCAGCATTTCCTAAATATAAAGAATGTCCAGGTTTATGCTCCCCAAATTGAAGAGACAATTGATGTTACCTCTGATTTGTGTGCATACAAGGTACGAATGCTGGAAAACTTTGATTCCTACAAGAACATTTATTATCAATGACCagccttcatttttcttttgccaTCCATTGTGACATACAGGTGCAACTTTCAGAGAAGCTGATGAGTAATGTGCTTTTTAAAAAGGTATCATCTCAGCATACCAAACATTTATGATGTTTAACAGCATTTATTTATCTGCATGTACCACTAATTGTGACTGACATAATTTGCAATTTCAGTTGGGAGACTATGAAGTAGCGTGGGTTGATGCTGAGGTAGGGAAGACAGAGAATGGTATGCTGTCATTACTGCCCATCTCATCTCCAGCCCCTCCACATAAATCTGTTCTTGTTGGTGACTTGAAAATGGCGGATTTCAAACAGTTTCTAGCCAGCAAGGGCGTTCAGGtactcttttttcccttttctattTTACAAGAAAACTTAGCAAGGAACACATCAATGAGTACTTACATAAAAAGATTGATGAGTGATAATCTTTACAGGTAGAATTTGCTGGCGGGGCATTGCGATGTGGAGAGTACGTGACACTGCGTAAAGTTGGGAATCCAAGCCAAAAGGTGAGTCATTGTATTTGTGTGTGTCTTCTGCTTTGTGAATGAAACAGAGAGCACGTATATCATGGAAATTCTTTCActtatttaatgcttttttttttggtagggTGGCACTTCTGGCACTCAACAAATTATCATTGAAGGTCCTTTATGTGAAGATTATTACAAGATACGTGAGTATCTATATTCAcagttttatttgctttaattgaaaatttaatgttgtaaatttttttaatttcatattttgttgtgcaattccttgtattttttttggaagtcATGCTCTGAATGTTCAACTTTAGGTAATTTCACTTTTAGCTGACCTGTACTCCTTTTCTTCAGCATGTTTTGGGCAATGCTCTGCGtactcttttttattagtttcttaAATCACGTTTTTAAGTTTGAGTTTTATGAAAGTGGTAATcgattctctaattttttagaTTCGCAATTGTTCTGTATGTTGAACAAATCTTTCTTCTTTACCAATATGCATTCGGATTACAGAAATTTTAGGATCTTGATATTCTTGCTTCGGATGGATTTCTGGATTGCCATCTCGGTCTCCGTTTAGTCCTCTTCTCATCTAGCAatcaaacattaatataatatttgtcgtttttttcttcttccctcttACGGTAACCGCTCTCGTTATCCTTTATCATCTCCTTCAATAGTCATCCATTGCCAGGGCTTCTATCTCTAACTCATCTTGGGCATGGCGTCCTGATTACCTCTTACATTACATTATGGACAAGTTAGTTCCCTTCCCAGATCGCATTTGCGGTAGGGCACTTTCAGGACGAAGGATTGAAAAAGAGGTCTACTATTCTCCATCAACAACAATTACCTTATGATTGCAACCACagataatgaagaaaaacagAGTTTATATAGCTCGACTGAACAAAAAGTTTATGAAAAAGAAGCTAGTGGGGCTCGTCTCATGGTTGGTTGATAACTGTCGATTGAAACATGGCTCGCTCTCTTTTGAATCCGTTCTCCCAAGTACATATCCGCCTTCCTCCAGTTATAGATAGCTACGAGATGGCATGTCCGCGTGCTGCCGcgggtttataaaataaatatatttgatagtgttataattgtgaaccagcactagataagtaatagaaattaaaggcatgatgaagcaaatatttcatgacgaaaaaaaaagttgtgttggtgatccaaaacttagagactgaacaaaatgatttgtagtaatttacagtgttttgtgaggaaagatacagtgctttcgccacatgatttaacttttcagttaataaaaagaaaaaaaaattacaaagctaaattctctaccaacttaatattaaaaaaaaaccaacaaagataattttggaaggaaaaaaacccatgaaaaaaacattgtagcaattgacaatattttgtgaggaaaactataacgtttttcccaataaaataaaataaaaaaccatttagagaaatattgtagtaatccacagtgttttgttagaaaaactacaactctttcctcatatgatttagttttattgtaattataattcttaaccaactcaatattaaaaaaaaatcgacaaagataattttgaaaaaaatcataaaaaaatcacatagaaaaacactgcaacaattcacagtgttttaaagagaaattataaagctaaattcttaatcagctcaatattaaaaaaaaaaatcgaaagagacaatttaagaaaaaaaacaaaacaaacaccaaaaagaggaaaaaaaatcatgttggaaatactgtagcaattcagAGTGTTTTGTGATAAAAGCTAcggtgcttccccacatgattttgccttatttgtaatgacttgtaattgtaattcacaaacaacttaatattaaaaaaataaaattgaaaaggataatttgaaaaaaattataaaaaaaaccatgtgggaaaaaacactgtagcaatgaacagtaattttttaaaaaagttacagtgctttcctcacatattgtaactgtaatttttaaccagctcaatattaaaaaataaaataaaaaaaagataattttggagaaaaaaatcatgcggagaaacactgtagcaatcaacaatgttttaaagaaaaaaaattacaaaaccaaattctcaatcagctcaatattaaaaaaaaatcgacaaatataattttgaaaaataaagaaataaaatagaaaaactaagtggaaaaacatcacagcaatccatagtattttaaagaaaaaaaattacaaagcaaaaattttaaccaggtcaatatttaaaaggtaaaatcaacaaaaataattttgaaaaaaaataaaagaaaaaaaaagaaaaaataagaaagttgaaaaaaaataaagaaataaaataaaaaaactaagtggaaaaacatcacagcaatccatagtattttaaagaaaaaaattacaaagcaaaaattttaaccaggtcaatatttaaaaggtaaaattaacaaaaataattttgaaaaaaaataaatgaaaaaaaaaagaaaaaataagaaagttgaaaattttttttgaaaaatttgaaaaaaaaacaaaaaaaaagggaaaagtaaaaaaaaaaaaagaaggagaagaatcactgtggattactgttgtaatccacagtgttttgtgtgtgAGGGAACAGTAAATCCTCCACACGGTTTAGTTATATGTATAATAATGGTACGAAAAACAGaacaaggtctttttttttttttgccttcttttttctctatgaGAAAATACACGTctgttctcttattttttaaatgttttttattgtttattttcatcatttatccttttataaaaaaaatttatgttttcaaattggtttttaaattgcaatttgtaatatgtttttttttcaatttgatcattattcttttaattttttattttctctcttggctcttttgttaaagctttattggtctttaattttattttttaatcaaaatttatgttatttttttttaacttatcccttattcttttgattttttttctgttaaagtttttttttcaatttaaccctttaattttatttttttatgccctctaattattttttatttttattttcatcctcattcttttaattataattttttatatgattgatttttttttctagttcacgtttgatttgttggggattgagttttgtgattttatcaTCTGTGATGCTTCCAATCTAATGATAAGAGtaacgagtttgaaaagttaatgtggCTCAACAacctttcttttctcattttcttttataattttattattctatattatttttaaaaaaatattagttttgtgattatctttaatttttttctattggttTATCTTGAATTCATGATTTAGactatcttgattttttttttgaaaaaaaatgtttgtatttaatttttgaataattatttttattttatacagatgattcttaatttataaaaaaatatttattttaaaataatatttttaatatgtttgaccttgaataatatatcttttcttttgttttactcaatttctatttctattatatcttttattgattgtactaaataaatttagtagACACAAACAAgtaaatatcatattttataagatcaaatatcatatttagtattgcggtagctgttgtggttgtgatttgaaaaaagttgttttataaagaatacttttagttgaggttgatttgaaaaaataggtgtttggttaaaactgtagttgaaattgaggttgaagaaaaaatagtttaatatgtttggttaagagtgcttttgaaattgaggttataaaataattttaaaaatatatatattaatattgatggtttttaatttaaatattgtggatttaactattgctattgtatcataaaataaatcatactttatatatatataaaaattattattccattaaactatctacaattccattacgtacaaaattcatctgacaagaactacaaaattaggtaaaatattatcaagaataaaattgagattacagtacaaataaatttaattcatcttaaattaatttctgaaaaaaaaaaatattgttcacgttcacgtgaacagtgcgagtgaaatcaattaactgcactggtttaaaaaaaaaattattcagtgaacagtggaggcaTGCATCAACTGTTCATTGAACCGTGGAGCACGGTTCTTTTCTTGTAACGCGCAGGAAGTAGCGCCTAGCTGCTtccttttttcttgcatttccaACGCAATATTTCATGGATCCATATACAGTAACCAATGTttattaattaaccaaacaGCTTGCAAAATTTGGCCGCAGGAAACGTAGATGCCACCACCTAGCCAAACGGGTTCTTAAtgtattaaacattaattgAGCGCTTTTTGTGCGttctatttttgttaaaatatttttttaattgtttttttatttgaaataatattaaattaattttttaaagatatttttgaatgattttaatatattaattttaaaaataaaaaaaatattattttaatatatttttaattaaaaaatattttttaaaaatacaatacattGTAatgctaaacaaaaaataaaacctaaacacaacaaatatttaaatactGTATTTAGTTAATAcctcaagattaaaaaaaacaataaataaacaaacaaatttatataaatttagttGAAAGAacgaattttaaaataatttttttatcatttcaaaacacaaataacagatttaataatttatatcttttatattcCAAACACAATAATTAATCCACGATCAACATTCCACCCACATACCTATGCATCATTGAGCGTGATCGACGAACTAACCACCTCTACCACTAATTCTCAACTgtcaacaaaagacaatattatACCCTTAAAGGTATAATTGGCAGAACGGATATATATCATGCACAAAATTACAAATATgcatgtgtgtatatatatataattttgtcatAGTAATTACAGCTGAGACGAACGGCACCTAATTTGTCTGGAAAAATAATATGCAATTTCACCATCAATCACATCCCAACACGTCGTCCAAGGAAATTAATCCCAGCTGTAGCTAGCTATATCATGCAAACATCTCCGTCTTCCTCTTGTAGACTGGAACTTACCAATATTAAGGAATCATCTTGATGTGCGTGTCTcgatctctttctctctcactgAAAGATCATATATTAAGGTTCAAGTTAGCTAAAGCTTCTTTGCATTTGGCTGCAGTCTGTACGTATCTGTGTGTAAAAAGATCATCTCTTCCAGAATCTTGCGATATTGAAGTGAAGGAATGAAGGGAAAAGAGTAAGAATCAACAtgcattttcttgatttctcttgataaattaatgaatatatCTTCAGTTTTCCTCTCGACTCTAATTAAACCAACTTGCATGCAcatttagccaaaaaaaataaaaaagattttcgTTGTTTTCAATGGAGGAATACTCATAATAAAACAAGTGTATTTATGCTCgctaaaattcattaaatacatAGTTAGAAACTATTTTTCGATGACAAAGACCATCTTTGAATCACCTAATGTGTAAACCAAGATCAAACTTTTCTTGAGTGCTTTTGAGAGAGTACTGCATGCAATCTATACATCGATTTAATTAGTCCcttcagaaaaaaattatttttcttaaatattaactttaaagtttaaatttctctattttttttaaataaaacatacttTCTTCATCACCAAATCAATCATTTAAAACTCTGTAGCTAAATAGATTAAGATGCGTTGCTTTTTCCTCACTGGGAAGAAAGATATCTAGCCAATTACTATAGCGTGATCCATTGAAATTGATAGCATAATATTCAAAGTTTGTTTTTAGCATAATATTTTGTCTACTCGTGATCAACATAATCATCAAAGTATTTTTGGCATAATAATTAATCGATTTTTAGGCTAATTCATtccattttccttcttttatttttcttttcaaattaatattacgCATGTcttggttgtttttgttttcctaacCTTATTATAACAAGGTGAATCATTGCACTCTTCCTAGAATCTTCACGGTGCACCTAATTATTTGCCTAAGTAGCCCTTGAATTTGATTA from the Populus nigra chromosome 1, ddPopNigr1.1, whole genome shotgun sequence genome contains:
- the LOC133687254 gene encoding cleavage and polyadenylation specificity factor subunit 2, encoding MGTSVQVTPLSGVYNENPLSYLVSIDGFNFLIDCGWNDHFDPSLLQPLSKVASKIDAVLLSYGDMLHLGALPFAMKQFGLNAPVFSTEPVYRLGLLTMYDQSFSRKAVSEFDLFSLDDIDSAFQNFTRLTYSQNHHLSGKGEGIVIAPHVAGHLLGGTVWKITKDGEDVVYAVDFNHRKERHLNGTVLESFYRPAVLITDAYNALNSQPSRQQRDKQFLETILKTLEGGGNVLLPVDSAGRVLELLLILEQFWGQRFLNYPIFFLSYVSSSTIDYIKSFLEWMSDSIAKSFETSRDNAFLMKHVTLLISKDELDNASTGPKVVLASVASLEAGFSHDIFAEWAADVKNLVLFTERGQFGTLARMLQADPPPKAVKMTMSRRVPLVGDELIAYEEEQKRLKREEELKASLIKEEESKVSHGPDNNLSDPMVIDSGNTHSPLDVVGSRGSGHRDILIDGFVPPSTSVAPMFPFYENSLEWDEFGEVINPDDYVVQDEDMDQAAMHVGADIDGKLDEGSASLILDTKPSKVVSNELTVQVKCSLIYMDYEGRSDGRSIKSILTHVAPLKLVMVHGSAEATEHLKQHFLNIKNVQVYAPQIEETIDVTSDLCAYKVQLSEKLMSNVLFKKLGDYEVAWVDAEVGKTENGMLSLLPISSPAPPHKSVLVGDLKMADFKQFLASKGVQVEFAGGALRCGEYVTLRKVGNPSQKGGTSGTQQIIIEGPLCEDYYKIREYLYSQFYLL